In Lujinxingia sediminis, a single genomic region encodes these proteins:
- the era gene encoding GTPase Era → MSDSTPLELPAGFVALVGQPNVGKSTLMNAVLGVKVAIATSKPQTTRNRILGVQTLSGKGQLCFVDTPGIHQGPKRLNRVMNEVALQSLREVDVVCHMVDAAALSGWQRRTGQQGLPPEERYVIERLSQAEVPALLVLNKIDQIKDKNLLLPMIDALTERTDYAAVVPLSALTGEQLDAFVETVLEHLPHQGLLFPEDMLTDQAERFLAAEFVREQVMLQTRKEIPYSVAVEVEHFNEDEQRDLLEISAVIHVERDSQKGIVIGQGGQRIKAIGQAARAELERFFGRQVFLETFVRVEPQWSEKSRHLHRFGYE, encoded by the coding sequence ATGTCGGACTCCACACCCCTTGAACTGCCCGCCGGATTTGTCGCTCTGGTGGGTCAGCCCAACGTGGGCAAATCTACGCTGATGAACGCCGTGCTCGGCGTCAAGGTGGCGATTGCCACCTCCAAACCCCAGACCACGCGCAACCGTATCTTAGGGGTGCAGACCCTAAGTGGAAAGGGCCAGCTCTGCTTTGTGGACACCCCCGGCATCCACCAGGGCCCCAAGCGCCTTAACCGCGTGATGAACGAGGTCGCCCTTCAGAGCCTTCGCGAAGTGGATGTGGTCTGCCATATGGTCGACGCCGCCGCGCTCTCCGGCTGGCAGCGCCGTACCGGCCAGCAGGGACTACCGCCGGAGGAGCGCTACGTTATTGAGCGACTCTCGCAGGCCGAGGTCCCCGCGCTGCTCGTGCTCAACAAGATCGATCAGATCAAAGATAAGAACCTCCTTCTTCCCATGATCGACGCGCTCACGGAGCGCACCGATTACGCCGCCGTCGTGCCCCTCAGTGCGCTGACCGGGGAGCAGCTTGACGCCTTCGTCGAGACGGTGCTGGAGCATCTTCCCCACCAGGGGCTGCTCTTCCCGGAGGATATGCTCACCGACCAGGCCGAGCGTTTCCTGGCGGCAGAGTTTGTGCGCGAGCAGGTCATGCTGCAGACCCGCAAAGAGATTCCCTACAGTGTGGCGGTCGAGGTCGAGCATTTTAATGAAGATGAGCAGCGTGACTTGCTCGAGATCTCGGCGGTGATTCATGTCGAGCGTGACAGCCAGAAGGGCATCGTCATCGGGCAGGGGGGCCAGCGCATCAAAGCCATCGGCCAGGCCGCGCGGGCCGAGCTGGAGCGCTTCTTCGGCCGCCAGGTCTTTCTGGAGACCTTTGTGCGGGTTGAGCCCCAGTGGAGTGAGAAATCGCGCCACCTGCACCGATTTGGTTACGAATAA
- a CDS encoding serine/threonine-protein kinase PknK has translation MSRIICSEFELVAPIGKGGMGQVWEGRHLASRVDVAVKILHPEVVTDDEYRRTFEAELRAVAALDHPHIVTLLDYGTIETSTARQSGGALVEGCPYLVMEYGRGGALIDHLHHMEWPELKALLLQMLDALAHAHARGLIHRDLKPENVLVGCGPDWSMKLTDFGLVHVDSTFDDEGKVGKVWGTPQYMAPEQLRGYWRDYGPWTDLYGLGCMAYELVCGGWPFVANAPWQIAAKHLREPVPELKPRFEVPRGLQAWVEKMMAKRTCERFQRAADAAWALASLTLPGERVASGPLFAQDLSWNELNSEVNDNAWASQTTMLLPQLHAGETRRSSTASLNVGDWGDANDRGSRCDAPDAIGPPLPLSWRRGQDVAISNELIGISLGLFGLRAIPLVDREEERDKLWSLLHTVHHTRRAQMVLIEGAAGTGKSQLARWFCERAEEIGGAVALEAWHGPVQGPRDGIAQMLSRHLGCVHLPLEDALTRLERLGEPLGIHDSHMLKGLAQIAAAPDRDEQGQRASSMRMATQSDRFSVMYHYLKRLAARRPVVMWLDDVAWGAEAIELTAYIAQMQERDPAAILTVMTVRSEALDDREFERERLATLEAQGLMRLRLASLPDEDSEALVRTLLRLDHGLAEHVLKRVGGVPLFAVQLVEDWVARGKLVMGGDGFVLRPGADSAIPDDIYALWDERVRAFVGASGDAEMQQLEVAATLGVVVELAELRAVCQRAGLAPPEALGPRLIDASLAHRHDQGWRFAHGLLQESLERSAREAGRWARWNQAAADVLEQRYALSSPGVAERVVWHWVEGRCSDRALTPLRVAIAQAIQRSEYVHAEELIVWREGLAEELEERTGQRAALQCAVDRAWLAASRANYGLCRALAETAQRQAAALGFIGVAAEAASWAGVAARHAGELERAQRLFKQARDVFKARSASRDLARVELEGGRVAELSGDLDAAHRRLKRARDAYARLGDAYGQARALNALGDVARKAGDVEASRSATVEAMALFESIGNISGVADCLNDLAERSRLRGNVELARERAEKALKLYEALGSQEANTVRLNLALIALQSGDALRALHLCAPLDDAFDRAAQAAPRAQVLATTLAAQARLGRWRDVMATLTTRAPSLRGTSMQMFSVQELLRETMDVASAQGETEVVLALRKWVRDLPDEAAGLSGVSSWVSDESS, from the coding sequence GTGTCCAGGATCATCTGCTCAGAGTTCGAGCTGGTCGCACCCATCGGCAAGGGGGGGATGGGCCAGGTATGGGAGGGGCGCCACCTGGCCAGCAGGGTGGATGTGGCCGTCAAGATCTTGCACCCGGAGGTGGTCACCGACGATGAGTACCGTCGAACCTTTGAGGCGGAGCTTCGGGCCGTCGCCGCGCTGGATCATCCCCATATCGTCACGCTGCTTGATTACGGGACGATTGAGACATCGACGGCACGTCAGTCGGGAGGGGCGCTCGTAGAGGGATGCCCCTATCTGGTGATGGAGTACGGGCGAGGTGGGGCGTTGATCGATCACCTCCATCATATGGAGTGGCCCGAGCTCAAAGCGCTGCTTTTGCAGATGCTCGATGCTCTGGCCCACGCCCACGCCCGGGGGCTGATTCACCGCGACCTCAAACCCGAAAACGTGCTGGTCGGATGCGGGCCCGACTGGTCCATGAAGTTAACCGACTTCGGGCTGGTGCACGTCGACTCGACCTTTGATGACGAAGGCAAGGTCGGCAAGGTCTGGGGCACCCCTCAGTACATGGCACCCGAGCAGCTTCGTGGCTACTGGCGGGACTACGGGCCCTGGACCGACCTCTACGGTCTGGGGTGCATGGCGTACGAACTTGTCTGTGGGGGCTGGCCTTTTGTGGCGAACGCGCCCTGGCAGATCGCGGCGAAGCATCTTCGAGAGCCGGTACCTGAGCTCAAACCCCGCTTTGAGGTTCCCCGGGGGCTTCAGGCCTGGGTGGAGAAGATGATGGCCAAGCGCACCTGCGAGCGTTTTCAGCGCGCGGCGGACGCGGCCTGGGCGCTTGCCAGCCTGACCTTGCCCGGAGAGCGTGTGGCGAGCGGGCCGCTCTTTGCGCAAGACCTCAGCTGGAACGAGCTCAACAGTGAGGTCAACGACAACGCGTGGGCCTCGCAGACCACGATGCTTTTGCCACAGCTGCATGCCGGTGAGACGCGGCGTTCCTCCACGGCCTCGCTCAACGTCGGGGACTGGGGCGATGCGAACGATCGTGGATCGCGCTGTGATGCACCCGATGCGATCGGACCGCCTCTGCCCCTGAGCTGGCGCCGGGGGCAGGATGTCGCGATCTCCAATGAGCTTATCGGGATCAGCCTGGGGTTGTTCGGGTTGCGAGCTATTCCCCTGGTTGATCGCGAGGAAGAACGCGACAAGCTCTGGAGCTTGTTGCACACCGTACACCACACTCGCCGCGCTCAGATGGTGCTTATTGAAGGGGCTGCAGGCACAGGAAAGTCGCAGCTGGCGAGGTGGTTTTGCGAGCGGGCGGAGGAGATCGGGGGGGCGGTGGCGCTGGAGGCCTGGCATGGCCCGGTGCAGGGGCCCCGAGACGGCATCGCCCAGATGCTCTCCCGTCACCTGGGCTGCGTCCATCTTCCGCTGGAAGATGCTTTGACTCGGCTCGAACGCCTCGGTGAGCCCCTGGGAATCCATGATTCGCATATGCTCAAAGGTCTGGCACAGATCGCAGCCGCACCCGACCGGGATGAGCAGGGGCAACGTGCGAGTTCGATGCGGATGGCCACCCAGAGCGATCGTTTCTCGGTGATGTACCATTACCTCAAGCGTCTCGCTGCGCGACGTCCGGTAGTCATGTGGCTCGACGATGTTGCCTGGGGCGCGGAGGCCATCGAACTCACCGCCTACATCGCGCAGATGCAGGAGCGCGATCCCGCTGCGATCCTCACTGTGATGACGGTGCGGTCTGAGGCCCTCGATGATCGTGAGTTCGAGCGTGAGCGGCTTGCCACACTCGAAGCGCAGGGCTTGATGAGGCTGCGGCTTGCCTCGCTGCCTGATGAGGATAGCGAAGCGCTTGTGCGTACATTGTTGCGCCTTGATCATGGGTTGGCTGAACACGTGCTCAAACGCGTGGGCGGTGTGCCGCTTTTTGCCGTTCAGCTGGTCGAAGACTGGGTTGCACGGGGCAAGCTGGTGATGGGAGGCGATGGCTTTGTGCTTCGACCGGGCGCGGATAGTGCGATCCCCGACGATATCTACGCGCTCTGGGATGAACGCGTTCGAGCGTTCGTCGGAGCGTCCGGAGACGCGGAGATGCAGCAGCTTGAGGTCGCCGCCACCCTGGGAGTTGTCGTTGAGCTTGCAGAGCTCCGAGCGGTCTGCCAGCGCGCTGGCCTGGCGCCCCCCGAGGCCCTGGGACCACGCCTCATTGATGCGAGCCTGGCACATCGCCATGACCAGGGCTGGCGTTTCGCTCACGGTCTTCTTCAAGAGAGTTTGGAGCGCTCCGCACGCGAGGCTGGCCGCTGGGCCCGGTGGAATCAGGCCGCCGCCGATGTCCTTGAGCAACGCTACGCGTTGAGCTCGCCCGGGGTCGCCGAACGCGTCGTCTGGCATTGGGTGGAAGGGCGCTGCTCCGACCGCGCGCTTACGCCACTTCGTGTGGCCATCGCCCAGGCCATCCAACGCAGTGAATATGTCCACGCCGAGGAACTCATTGTCTGGCGAGAGGGGCTGGCTGAAGAGTTAGAGGAGCGCACCGGCCAGCGCGCCGCACTGCAGTGCGCCGTCGATCGCGCATGGCTCGCTGCTTCCCGCGCAAATTACGGGCTCTGCCGTGCGCTGGCTGAGACCGCCCAACGCCAGGCTGCCGCACTTGGGTTTATCGGCGTGGCAGCCGAGGCCGCCAGCTGGGCCGGCGTTGCCGCCCGCCACGCTGGAGAACTGGAGCGCGCGCAACGACTTTTCAAGCAGGCCCGCGACGTCTTCAAGGCGCGCTCGGCATCCCGCGACCTCGCCCGTGTTGAGTTGGAAGGCGGGCGAGTCGCCGAACTCAGCGGGGACCTCGACGCTGCACACCGCCGCCTGAAGCGTGCTCGTGACGCCTACGCCCGATTGGGCGACGCGTACGGACAGGCACGGGCGCTCAACGCCCTGGGTGATGTTGCACGCAAGGCCGGAGATGTCGAAGCCTCCCGCAGCGCTACCGTGGAGGCGATGGCCCTTTTTGAGAGCATTGGCAATATCAGCGGCGTCGCCGATTGCCTTAACGACCTGGCCGAACGCAGTCGTCTTCGAGGGAACGTCGAGCTCGCTCGTGAACGTGCTGAGAAGGCCCTCAAACTCTATGAGGCCCTCGGCTCCCAGGAGGCCAACACGGTGCGCTTAAATCTCGCGCTGATTGCGCTTCAGAGTGGTGATGCATTGCGCGCCTTGCATCTCTGTGCCCCGCTCGACGATGCTTTTGATCGCGCTGCTCAGGCAGCCCCCCGCGCGCAGGTCCTGGCAACCACTCTTGCCGCCCAGGCCCGCCTCGGCCGCTGGCGTGACGTCATGGCCACCCTCACCACGCGTGCGCCATCGTTGCGCGGGACCTCCATGCAGATGTTCTCTGTCCAGGAGCTGCTGCGCGAGACCATGGATGTTGCCAGCGCACAGGGTGAGACCGAAGTTGTTTTGGCGCTGCGTAAGTGGGTTCGCGATCTTCCTGATGAAGCCGCCGGACTTTCCGGGGTGTCGAGTTGGGTGAGCGACGAGTCGTCATGA
- a CDS encoding ABC transporter ATP-binding protein, which yields MTAPSPALVLKNLTKRYRRLVAVNQLDLSIAPGEFVALIGPNGAGKSSTMGCVAGITAPDEGSVHINGVDVVANPVEARRHLGFVPQHLAMLDYLTGLEYLHFVAELRELKSARRDTEIEELLAITELEDARHVVLKEYSGGMARKLAIASVLLGSPTLLVLDESFVGLDPESTARLRTRLQRHCDQGGAILLSSHILDMLERLCSRFVLLQGGELVMDLSRSELDRKMKDGEVNDLTELYLKTTGKIDLIPTTTP from the coding sequence ATGACCGCCCCATCCCCCGCCCTGGTCTTAAAGAACCTCACCAAACGCTACCGCCGACTCGTCGCCGTCAACCAGCTCGACCTGAGCATCGCTCCCGGTGAGTTCGTGGCGCTCATCGGCCCCAACGGCGCCGGGAAGTCCTCGACGATGGGCTGCGTCGCCGGCATCACCGCTCCCGATGAGGGCAGCGTGCACATCAACGGCGTCGACGTGGTAGCAAACCCGGTGGAGGCCCGCAGGCACCTGGGCTTTGTTCCCCAGCACCTGGCCATGCTCGATTACCTCACCGGTCTGGAATACCTGCACTTTGTGGCGGAGTTGCGCGAACTTAAGAGCGCCCGGCGCGACACCGAGATCGAGGAGCTGCTGGCCATCACCGAACTCGAAGACGCCCGCCACGTCGTGCTCAAAGAGTACTCCGGCGGCATGGCCCGCAAGCTCGCCATCGCCTCAGTGTTGCTGGGAAGCCCGACCTTGCTCGTACTCGACGAGTCCTTCGTGGGCCTTGACCCCGAGTCGACCGCCCGCCTGCGCACGCGTCTCCAGCGCCACTGTGATCAGGGCGGCGCGATCCTCCTCTCCAGCCATATTCTGGATATGCTCGAGCGCCTCTGCTCCCGCTTCGTCCTCCTTCAGGGCGGCGAGCTGGTGATGGATCTGAGCCGCAGCGAGCTCGACCGAAAGATGAAGGATGGCGAGGTCAACGATCTGACGGAGCTCTACCTGAAGACGACCGGAAAGATCGACCTCATACCCACCACAACCCCCTGA
- a CDS encoding tetratricopeptide repeat protein, which produces MKVLLELLGDACRVLKGVESLSEFRPESRDRMRELLSQLRLELDRLLDADAPVDPELAGREPFLQRALEAIASQSYGEARGVLAQAVERFPQDFEFLSYLGLIAWEQGDLVEAERSYRRAMEVVFSEGLNTAEVESGDDPVLRAVEGRALCLYRLGELEAAQRHFEWLGINFSEQYIGCLFLAGEAYHRMGLLHEALRCYEAVPVEPAVLYNRGLALYGCDRLEESARALIEGFVANIYVATTLLGRFGYRRPCTPGYLGSETYAEELVEACASLWHGHPGSVRFMERCFDHALVQAHLQQCGEQGGTRLLQAGESGVETDAFLEQLHDAGTLQSMARRVIQRLDA; this is translated from the coding sequence ATGAAAGTATTGCTTGAGCTTTTGGGTGACGCCTGTCGGGTATTGAAAGGTGTGGAGTCGCTCTCGGAATTTCGCCCGGAGTCCCGCGATCGCATGCGAGAGCTGCTCTCCCAGCTTCGCCTGGAGCTCGATCGGCTGCTCGATGCGGATGCGCCGGTCGATCCGGAGCTTGCCGGACGCGAGCCCTTTCTGCAGCGGGCGCTCGAGGCGATTGCCTCGCAGAGTTATGGCGAGGCTCGCGGCGTGTTGGCCCAGGCGGTGGAGCGCTTCCCTCAGGACTTTGAGTTTTTAAGCTATCTGGGGCTCATCGCCTGGGAGCAGGGCGATCTGGTGGAGGCGGAGCGCTCCTATCGACGCGCGATGGAGGTGGTCTTCTCCGAGGGGCTAAACACCGCAGAGGTGGAGAGCGGCGATGACCCGGTGCTGCGCGCCGTGGAAGGCCGCGCGCTTTGTCTCTATCGCCTCGGCGAATTGGAGGCGGCCCAGCGCCACTTCGAGTGGCTGGGCATCAACTTCTCGGAGCAGTACATCGGGTGTCTTTTTCTGGCCGGCGAGGCCTACCACCGCATGGGGCTGCTGCACGAGGCGCTGCGTTGCTATGAGGCGGTGCCTGTGGAGCCGGCGGTCCTCTACAACCGGGGGCTTGCGCTCTACGGGTGTGACCGACTGGAGGAGTCGGCGCGCGCGTTGATCGAAGGGTTTGTGGCGAACATCTATGTGGCCACGACGTTGCTGGGGCGTTTCGGCTATCGCCGCCCCTGTACGCCGGGATACCTGGGCAGTGAGACGTACGCCGAAGAGCTGGTGGAGGCCTGTGCTTCGCTCTGGCACGGGCATCCGGGCAGCGTACGATTTATGGAGCGTTGTTTCGATCATGCGCTGGTTCAGGCGCACTTGCAGCAATGTGGAGAGCAGGGGGGCACACGTCTTTTGCAGGCCGGGGAGAGTGGTGTGGAAACCGACGCTTTTTTGGAGCAGCTCCACGATGCGGGGACCCTGCAGAGTATGGCGCGGCGAGTGATTCAACGGCTCGATGCTTAA
- a CDS encoding mechanosensitive ion channel family protein has protein sequence MNETINRWLTRLGGWEGVEPYILGVFWVIVGYFIAKFFARGVERVVRLRHGASPHSAVIASKTAFYGAFMLVVLIALSALGVQLSGLLAAAGIFTVALGFAAQTSVSNIISGFFLFMDRPFSIDDTVKIDTTLGTVISIDLLSTRIRTFDNLMVRIPNEVLLKSTIINYTLYGVRRIEVPVRVPFECELQLLQRKLTHTMHALPTILDEPAPIVLIDRFGENGMELLVRAWSERQNYVSAKSELTGAIHARLRELGVEVPLPQRVLHLSEAMQGSALVSTLRETGTSPDVRTRRTAREDAVAITSGDSPA, from the coding sequence ATGAATGAGACCATCAACCGCTGGCTTACTCGCCTGGGCGGCTGGGAAGGCGTGGAGCCTTATATCCTGGGCGTCTTCTGGGTCATTGTGGGCTACTTCATCGCCAAGTTTTTTGCTCGCGGCGTGGAGCGCGTGGTGCGCCTTCGTCACGGCGCAAGCCCGCACAGCGCTGTCATCGCCAGCAAGACCGCGTTCTACGGCGCCTTTATGCTCGTGGTGCTCATCGCGCTCAGCGCGCTGGGCGTACAGCTGAGCGGACTTCTGGCCGCTGCCGGCATCTTCACTGTCGCGCTGGGATTCGCCGCGCAGACCAGCGTCTCCAACATCATCTCGGGCTTCTTTCTCTTTATGGACCGGCCCTTCTCCATCGATGACACCGTCAAGATCGACACCACGCTGGGCACCGTCATCTCCATCGATCTTCTGAGCACGCGTATCCGCACCTTCGACAACCTGATGGTGCGTATCCCCAACGAAGTGCTGCTCAAGAGCACCATCATCAACTACACCCTCTACGGCGTACGCCGCATTGAGGTGCCGGTGCGGGTGCCTTTTGAGTGTGAACTTCAGCTGCTGCAGCGAAAGCTCACCCATACGATGCATGCGCTCCCCACGATTCTCGATGAACCGGCCCCGATTGTGCTGATCGACCGTTTTGGCGAAAACGGCATGGAACTTCTGGTGCGGGCCTGGTCCGAGCGCCAGAACTACGTCTCGGCCAAAAGCGAATTGACCGGCGCGATTCACGCCCGGTTGCGTGAACTGGGCGTGGAGGTTCCCCTTCCCCAGCGGGTGCTGCACCTCAGTGAAGCCATGCAGGGCTCCGCGCTGGTCTCAACGCTTCGTGAGACTGGCACCTCACCAGACGTGCGAACACGCCGCACCGCGCGCGAAGATGCAGTAGCCATCACCTCCGGAGACTCTCCGGCCTGA
- the der gene encoding ribosome biogenesis GTPase Der: MAFMIAIVGRPNVGKSRLFNRLIESQTAIVHDFEGVTRDRQYGDGEWFGRPFTVVDTGGFVPRSEDPMLVQMRHQAQLAVDEADAIVFVVDGRAGLAGADQEIFELLRTTDKPVYLAVNKIDTWTGQEQYLADFYQLGVPLYSLSAEHGIGLDPLMDDVMEHAPKGEVLQDEPFARIAVVGKPNAGKSSTINALLGEDRLLTSDVAGTTRDAIDTRVRVEGKEYLVIDTAGLRRKRSISQRLEEFSVVQAIRSIDRADVALLVLDATQPISTQDKKIASVVQNRGRGCVILVNKWDLVEKDTNTAGEYVKSLRQELQFVDYAPVIFVSALTGQRVHKILGAVDTVFEQYTRRVQTSELNRFLEGAVARHSPPMHGNRRAKFFYISQVATRPPTFMFSVNYVDAVAPSYRKYLENQLREAYTFEGVPLRTVLRPRQQRERD, from the coding sequence ATGGCCTTTATGATCGCCATCGTCGGCCGCCCCAATGTGGGGAAGAGCCGCCTTTTTAACCGCCTGATCGAGTCGCAGACCGCGATCGTGCACGACTTTGAGGGCGTGACCCGCGACCGCCAGTACGGCGACGGGGAGTGGTTCGGTCGCCCCTTCACTGTGGTCGACACCGGGGGCTTTGTGCCTCGCTCCGAAGATCCGATGCTTGTGCAGATGCGCCATCAGGCGCAGCTCGCGGTCGATGAGGCCGACGCCATCGTCTTTGTGGTCGATGGTCGCGCCGGGTTGGCCGGAGCCGACCAGGAGATCTTTGAGCTGCTGCGCACCACCGACAAACCGGTGTATCTGGCGGTCAACAAGATCGATACCTGGACGGGACAGGAGCAGTACCTGGCCGACTTCTACCAGCTCGGTGTGCCGCTTTATTCGCTCAGTGCGGAGCACGGTATCGGCCTCGACCCGCTGATGGACGATGTCATGGAGCACGCGCCCAAAGGCGAAGTCCTTCAAGACGAGCCCTTCGCGCGCATCGCGGTGGTGGGTAAGCCGAATGCCGGAAAATCCAGCACGATCAACGCCTTGCTGGGCGAAGATCGTTTGCTTACCAGCGATGTGGCTGGCACCACGCGCGACGCCATCGACACCAGGGTGCGCGTCGAAGGCAAAGAGTACCTGGTCATCGACACCGCCGGGCTTCGTCGCAAGCGCAGCATCAGCCAGCGCCTCGAGGAGTTCTCCGTGGTTCAGGCGATCCGAAGCATCGACCGCGCCGACGTGGCGCTGCTGGTGCTCGACGCCACCCAGCCCATCTCCACCCAGGACAAGAAGATCGCCTCGGTGGTGCAGAACCGCGGGCGCGGTTGCGTGATCCTCGTCAACAAATGGGATCTCGTCGAGAAAGACACCAACACCGCCGGCGAGTATGTGAAGTCGCTACGGCAAGAGCTGCAATTTGTGGATTATGCGCCGGTGATCTTTGTCTCGGCGTTGACCGGCCAGCGCGTGCACAAGATTCTCGGTGCGGTCGACACCGTTTTTGAGCAGTACACCCGCCGCGTGCAGACCTCCGAGCTCAACCGCTTCCTCGAAGGGGCGGTGGCCCGGCACTCGCCGCCGATGCACGGCAACCGCCGCGCGAAGTTTTTCTACATCTCGCAGGTCGCCACTCGCCCACCGACCTTTATGTTCTCGGTCAACTACGTCGACGCGGTGGCTCCTTCCTATCGGAAGTATCTGGAGAATCAGCTGCGCGAGGCCTACACCTTTGAGGGCGTGCCTCTGCGAACGGTGCTGCGCCCACGTCAGCAGCGCGAACGCGATTAA
- a CDS encoding carboxypeptidase-like regulatory domain-containing protein — protein sequence MRRGQKWWAGGVSAVGLAALSIGVLGKADEEQIKHSVESEQGVLAPYQGEEEPLRALAVDDAPPSQARWVQVLDEQERALASRVMVSAPGLWPPVVTRSDEAGYVALPEPGARGPGKEPMRFYEFLARSDDAEEPRAFWGVIQGPGGPVFAEEGARVVRAAPAADLRLGIVDPEGAPVEGAFVRLSRESLALLHLHVTTRADGIAAFRHVPPGTYYVTIDADGHSRRTLQVQHEADDAFMLNVELLKGGGLRMPEAWRAPVVQVLGQSSSASGEAAAGESMVENGASEDEVAREALEIYVADPQGAGVTGAWVEVWHAGARVAAGVSAGSRALRLQVPADVPLTLYATHPGWGEGQLNGVEAGGRGGATVRLGRPILSVPVPDRVRSMSAIEAALGQRIVDTGSGHQIDVVDPQSAAARAGVERGDALVFARRSGEGMRVTVSRGGSFVEVALPR from the coding sequence GTGAGGAGAGGCCAAAAATGGTGGGCGGGGGGAGTCAGCGCGGTCGGCCTGGCCGCGCTTTCCATTGGCGTCCTCGGAAAGGCCGATGAGGAGCAGATTAAGCACAGCGTGGAATCGGAGCAAGGGGTGCTGGCTCCCTACCAGGGCGAGGAAGAGCCGCTTCGAGCGCTGGCCGTTGACGATGCGCCTCCCTCCCAGGCGCGCTGGGTGCAGGTGCTTGATGAGCAGGAACGCGCGCTGGCGTCGCGGGTGATGGTGAGCGCGCCGGGGCTCTGGCCCCCGGTGGTAACGCGCAGCGACGAGGCCGGCTATGTGGCGTTGCCCGAGCCCGGCGCGCGCGGCCCGGGAAAAGAGCCGATGCGCTTCTATGAGTTCCTGGCGCGCAGCGACGATGCCGAGGAGCCCCGGGCTTTCTGGGGCGTGATTCAGGGCCCCGGCGGTCCGGTCTTTGCCGAAGAAGGCGCACGCGTGGTGCGTGCGGCCCCCGCCGCCGATCTTCGCCTGGGCATCGTCGACCCGGAGGGCGCGCCGGTCGAGGGAGCCTTTGTGCGCCTCTCGCGAGAGAGCCTGGCACTCTTGCACCTGCATGTGACCACGCGTGCCGACGGCATCGCCGCGTTCCGCCATGTTCCGCCGGGAACCTACTATGTGACCATCGACGCCGACGGGCATTCTCGCCGCACGCTGCAGGTGCAGCATGAGGCAGACGACGCGTTTATGCTCAATGTGGAGCTTCTCAAAGGCGGCGGCCTGCGCATGCCCGAGGCCTGGCGGGCACCGGTCGTTCAGGTGTTGGGGCAGTCGAGTTCGGCATCCGGTGAGGCGGCAGCGGGCGAGTCGATGGTTGAGAATGGCGCCTCCGAGGACGAGGTCGCACGCGAGGCGCTGGAGATCTACGTGGCCGACCCTCAGGGGGCCGGCGTTACCGGGGCCTGGGTGGAGGTCTGGCACGCTGGAGCGCGGGTGGCCGCCGGTGTCAGCGCGGGAAGCCGGGCGTTGCGTCTTCAGGTGCCGGCAGACGTTCCGCTCACGCTCTACGCGACGCATCCCGGGTGGGGCGAGGGGCAGCTTAATGGCGTGGAGGCCGGGGGGCGGGGCGGGGCGACCGTGCGTCTGGGGCGTCCGATCCTCTCGGTGCCCGTGCCTGACCGGGTTCGCTCGATGTCGGCGATTGAGGCAGCGCTGGGACAACGTATTGTCGACACCGGTTCTGGCCACCAGATCGATGTGGTGGACCCGCAGAGTGCCGCGGCCCGCGCCGGGGTTGAGCGCGGCGATGCGCTGGTCTTTGCGCGTCGGTCCGGCGAGGGGATGCGGGTGACGGTGTCGCGCGGCGGCAGCTTCGTGGAGGTTGCGCTGCCGCGGTGA